One window from the genome of Candidatus Polarisedimenticolaceae bacterium encodes:
- the ric gene encoding iron-sulfur cluster repair di-iron protein, translated as MNTQQTTLAELAATRPAAARIFFKHGLDFCCRGRRPLAEACRDKGLDPEAILREVERAEPSADDVAAWSEKPLAALVGHILARYHDRLREDLPILVAMAAKVEMRHAEKATTPFGLADHLRAMQAAAFDHLEKEERVVFPHVLSGNGASLAAAIQCLEQEHTDHGTNLAHTRELTGNLVPPPEACATWRALYSGLESLERDLMEHIHLENNVLFPRVLCA; from the coding sequence ATGAACACCCAGCAAACCACCCTCGCCGAGCTCGCCGCGACGCGCCCCGCCGCGGCGCGGATCTTCTTCAAACACGGCCTCGATTTCTGCTGCCGAGGCCGCCGCCCGCTGGCGGAAGCCTGCCGGGACAAGGGCCTCGACCCGGAAGCGATCCTCCGCGAGGTCGAGCGCGCCGAACCTTCCGCCGACGACGTGGCCGCGTGGAGCGAGAAGCCTCTCGCCGCCCTCGTCGGGCACATCCTCGCCCGATACCACGACCGCCTCCGGGAGGACCTCCCGATCCTCGTCGCCATGGCCGCAAAGGTCGAGATGCGCCACGCGGAGAAGGCGACGACCCCGTTCGGCCTCGCCGACCACCTGCGTGCGATGCAGGCCGCCGCGTTCGACCACCTCGAGAAGGAAGAGCGCGTCGTCTTCCCGCACGTCCTCTCCGGAAACGGGGCGTCTTTGGCCGCGGCGATCCAGTGTCTCGAGCAGGAGCACACCGACCACGGGACCAACCTCGCGCACACCCGCGAGCTGACCGGGAACCTGGTCCCTCCCCCCGAGGCCTGCGCCACGTGGCGCGCCCTGTACTCCGGGCTCGAGTCCCTCGAGCGCGACCTGATGGAGCACATCCACCTCGAGAACAACGTCCTCTTCCCGCGCGT